The nucleotide window GCGCAAGCTGATCTCGGCAAGCTCTTTCCGGCTGAAGGGCACCGGCTGGTACGTGACGGATTTCCGCGATTCCGGCAAGGGCAAGCCTGCCGCCGAGCGGAACGGCGGGGACGGCAAGAAGGCGGCGGACGGAGACCAGGGCGCCGGCAAGCCCGCCGCGGGCGGGGAGGGCGCCGGCAAATCCGGGGCCAAAGACGGAAAACGGGCGGCGTCGGGCAAGACCGGCGCCGCCGACTCCGGCGGCAAGGCCGGCAAGGCCGGCAAGGCCGAGGCCGCCTCGTAGTCCTCCGCCGCCTTTGCCGCCGCGCCTTCCGCGGCGGCGCAATTGCGCCTCCCGCGACACCGCTTTAGTATGCTCGCCATGCGCAGCCATTATTGCGGGCAACTGGATGCCTCCCTGTTGGAACAGGAGGCGGTCTTGTGCGGTTGGGCGCACCGGGTGCGGGACCACGGCGGCGTGTTGTTCATAGACTTGCGCGATCATACCGGGATGGCACAGGTGGTATGCGACCCGGAACTGCCCGCGCCCTTCGCCGTTGCCGAGACCGTGCGCGGCGAGTACGTGTTACGCGCGAGCGGGCGGCTCCGGCGGCGGCCGGCGGGTAGCGAGAACCCCAAGTTGGCCAGCGGCGAAGTGGAACTCCTGGCGCATCGGCTCGAGGTCCTGAACCCCTCCCTGCCGCCGCCGTTCCAACTCGACGACCCGCGGGTGCAGGAGGAAACGCGGATGCGCTTTCGCTACCTGGACCTGCGGCGCCCGCGGATGCAGGAGCGCCTGCGCCTGCGGGCGCGCGCCGTCGCTTGTCTGCGCGGCTTTCTGGACCGGCACGGCTTTTTGGAAGTGGAGACGCCGCTGCTGGTGCGTTCCACCCCGGAGGGCGCGCGCGATTACCTGGTGCCCAGCCGCCTGCATCACGGCGCGTGCTATGCATTGCCCCAGTCTCCCCAGTTGTTCAAGCAGTTGCTCGTGATGGGGGGGGTGGACCGCTACTACCAGGTGGCGCGTTGCTTCCGTGACGAAGATCTGCGCGCCGACCGGCAGCCGGAATTTTCCCAGCTCGATATCGAGGCGGCCTTTGTGGACCAGGAGGCCATCCTGGCGCCGATGGAGGAATTGGTGGCGGAACTGTTCGCAAAGACGGTGGGCGTGCGCCTGCCCACGCCGTTCCCGCGCCTGGAATACGACAACTGCCTGCAGCGCTACGGCACCGACCGGCCAGACCTGCGCAACCCCCTGGAGTTGGCGGAGTTGGGCGACGTGATGCGCGCTGTAGAGTTCCGGGTGTTCGCCGATGCCGCCGGCCGGGAGGACGGGCGGGTGGCGGCCCTGCGGGC belongs to Gammaproteobacteria bacterium and includes:
- the aspS gene encoding aspartate--tRNA ligase produces the protein MRSHYCGQLDASLLEQEAVLCGWAHRVRDHGGVLFIDLRDHTGMAQVVCDPELPAPFAVAETVRGEYVLRASGRLRRRPAGSENPKLASGEVELLAHRLEVLNPSLPPPFQLDDPRVQEETRMRFRYLDLRRPRMQERLRLRARAVACLRGFLDRHGFLEVETPLLVRSTPEGARDYLVPSRLHHGACYALPQSPQLFKQLLVMGGVDRYYQVARCFRDEDLRADRQPEFSQLDIEAAFVDQEAILAPMEELVAELFAKTVGVRLPTPFPRLEYDNCLQRYGTDRPDLRNPLELAELGDVMRAVEFRVFADAAGREDGRVAALRAPGGASLARREIDAYAEYVSSLGGGGMAYIKVNDPNAGREGMRSPILKFLPDAAVRAVLERTGAQAGDLLCFGAGDRETVNASMAGLRDRLAADLGLLPSGAWRPAWIVGFPMFAYDRGEERWRALHHPFTAPCTEDPEVLRRDPGACRSRAYDLVLNGVELGGGSIRIHRAEMQYQVLRLLGMERERARERFGFLLQALEYGCPPHGGIAFGLDRMVMLLAGASSIRETIAFPKTQIAVCPLSGAPAPAPAGQLRELGLRGVRGNAAGSVAGSAGGAGGNAGTGDSERRSEDGRGP
- a CDS encoding zinc ribbon domain-containing protein codes for the protein MPIYEYRCDACDHFLEALQKMSDAPLVQCPECGRPGLRKLISASSFRLKGTGWYVTDFRDSGKGKPAAERNGGDGKKAADGDQGAGKPAAGGEGAGKSGAKDGKRAASGKTGAADSGGKAGKAGKAEAAS